Proteins from a genomic interval of Phaseolus vulgaris chloroplast, complete genome:
- the ndhJ gene encoding NADH dehydrogenase subunit J, translated as MQGRLSSWLVKHGLIHRSLGFDYLGVETLQIKPEDWHSIAVILYVYGYNYLRSQCAYDVAPGGLLASVYHLTRIEYGINQPEEVCIKIFVSRKNPRIPSIFWVWKSADFQEQESYDMLGISYDSHPRLRRILMPENWIGWPLRKDYIAPNFYEIQDAH; from the coding sequence ATGCAAGGTCGTTTGTCTTCTTGGCTAGTAAAACATGGACTAATTCATAGATCCTTGGGTTTCGATTACCTAGGAGTAGAAACTTTACAAATAAAGCCCGAGGATTGGCATTCCATTGCTGTCATTTTATATGTATATGGTTACAATTATCTACGTTCCCAATGTGCCTATGATGTAGCACCTGGAGGACTCTTAGCTAGTGTATATCATCTTACAAGAATAGAGTATGGTATAAATCAACCCGAAGAGGTATGCATAAAAATATTTGTATCAAGAAAAAATCCCAGAATTCCTTCTATTTTTTGGGTTTGGAAAAGTGCGGATTTTCAAGAACAGGAATCTTATGATATGTTGGGAATCTCTTATGATAGTCATCCGCGTCTAAGACGTATTTTAATGCCCGAAAATTGGATAGGATGGCCTTTGCGTAAAGATTATATCGCTCCAAATTTTTATGAAATACAAGATGCTCACTAA
- the rps4 gene encoding ribosomal protein S4, translated as MSRYRGPCFKKIRRLGYLPGLTSKKPTVKNELRNQLRFSKKSQYRIRLEEKQKLRFHYGLTERQLLKYVRISGKAKGSTGQVLLQLLEMRLDNILFRLGMAATIPQARQFINHRHVLVNGRIVDIPSYRCKPQDIITAKDEQKSKTLIQNYLDSAPRDKLPNHLTVHPFQYKGLINQIIDNKWVGLKINELLVVEYYSRQT; from the coding sequence ATGTCACGTTACAGAGGACCTTGTTTCAAAAAAATACGTCGTCTGGGATATTTACCAGGACTTACTAGTAAAAAGCCAACAGTCAAAAACGAACTTAGAAATCAATTGCGCTTCAGTAAAAAATCTCAATATCGTATTCGTTTAGAAGAAAAACAAAAATTGCGTTTTCATTATGGTCTTACAGAACGACAATTGCTGAAATACGTTCGTATCTCCGGAAAAGCTAAAGGATCAACTGGTCAGGTTTTATTACAACTACTTGAAATGCGCTTGGATAACATACTTTTTCGATTGGGTATGGCTGCGACTATTCCTCAAGCCCGCCAATTCATAAACCATAGACATGTTTTAGTTAATGGTCGTATAGTAGATATACCAAGTTATCGTTGCAAACCTCAAGATATTATTACAGCGAAGGATGAACAAAAATCGAAAACTCTGATTCAAAATTATCTTGATTCAGCCCCCCGTGATAAATTGCCAAATCATTTGACTGTTCACCCTTTCCAATATAAAGGTTTAATTAATCAAATAATAGATAATAAATGGGTTGGTTTGAAAATCAATGAATTACTGGTTGTAGAATATTATTCTCGTCAAACTTAA